Genomic DNA from Acidobacteriota bacterium:
TTCCGCGCTGAAAAGGTCTCGCCATACTTCGTCGTCTTCGCGCTTGTACGCCGCGTCAAAGCGTACCGACAGCTGATGGGCTTCCACCATTGCTCTTGCGAGCTCCGTCAACACCGAACGGCGTCGCAAAGCCATCAGGCCCGATGCCACTCGCTGGTGCCAAAACAGTGAAAGCAGCTGAACTTCGGAAGACACATCACTCAGGGTGTCGGGATTGACACCGCCGCCAAGCAACTTCTCCGCAAGCCACAAATTGAATGGAGTCCGAAGCAACCACCGAAATTCTGGCGAGCTGCGCTCAAAGATCCTGTCGAGCCCGGGGATGCTGGCAACCGCTTGCAGCGTCTCGTCATCCGAGAGCGCTGGGACGACGAAGTGCCGGCATAGCACGCCGCGCATCTGGAATTCAGGAGCCGGTGGAGCTCCAGGCGGAAACATTGCAAGCAACATTTCGGACCGCAGTGCATCAAACGTACGGACCGCGACAATGATCCGCCAGCTTGCCTGCAGAACGTTTTGCGCACGCCGAATGAGCGTCCGTACGTACTTCTGAGCGTCTTCGGAGCGCAGCGAGTCGTACGAGTCAATGATCAGCAAGCCTGGCGCCGCCGGTGTAGCGCGGACGTCATCGCGCAGCGTGTCAATCAAATCGCGATCGAGCCCGAGTTCTGTCTGAAGTTCGAGATCGTTGTGAACGGAGTGCTTGTCCAACGACAGCAGATACGCTGGCCGATGATCGGCGTGCGCCGCGCGAAAGTGTGTGACGAGCAAGTGCGTCTTGCCCACGCCGGGAGCTCCAAGCACGACGCCATTGCCCTGGCGTTCGAATTTGGCAAACTCCGTTGCAAGACGATCCCGCCGGATTTCCATTTACAGCTCCTCTAGGGCTCGACGGGCGAGTCGATCAACGGCTGATTCCGCAGGGGCTGTCGCCCCAGCCTTGGCACCGAGATCCTCAATCACTGAAGCCAGCCCAGTATGGTCTTGAAGACCCGTCGCGGGATCACGTGGCGCGTGATAGAAAATGGGCACGAGCCAGGGCGGAAGTCTTTCGCGGAACTTCTGTTTGGCTTCTTCGTGCGCTGCTGCGGGATCGAGCACGCCGGCAGTGGCCGTTAAGTCGACGTCGTAAGGGATGATCGAAAAATGCGCCGGTTCGTCGGTCAGGACGAAGTCGCTCCTCAAAAGATCCAGCGCCTTGTTAAAGAACGGATCTGTCATGCTGAAACCGACGAACAGCACTGGTCGTGTTGCGAGCAGCGTCCAGATGACCTTTCGGGGAAGGGTTCGGAGCGCCGCATCAGGCGCAGACAAATCGTGCCCGTACGCAGCAGCGTAGTCGCGGGCACCCAGTATTAGTCGCTTGGGCAAACTGTGAAAGCCGTGCAAGTGCAACACTCGATCGTGGCGAAGACTCGCACCAAGGTTCCGCAGGAATTCAAAGACGCGGTACGATCGGTCGTCCCTCAAGTCGACCGGCTCGCAGCGATGAACACCAGCCGAGCCCGAATACTCGGCGATGCATGCTTCCTCGAGCGTCGGATCGAAATTTGGGGTGATGAGCCCGGAGAATCCGAGGGAAATCAGCCGCCGATGAAACCGCAGATCCTTACGTGGAGCGCCGTCGAAACAGAAAGTGCGGTCGAGCCGCTTGAAGTACTCGTCGGCGCGACCAACAGCCGCTGCGGCGTCGGCGATCTTGTCGACGTCACCTAGGTAATCGTCTGAAACAGCTAGGGCAGGGGCGAACTCGTCGGCGAGTTGTCTTACCAACCCGCGCCACAGCGGGTAACCCATCACCGCGCTTGCGCCCGCCCCGGCCAAGAGGAGAGGCCGGCGAGCTGCCAGAAGCGGGACGAGAAGCGCAGCACCGTGGCGAGTCGGCGGCATCGACGCCTCATCTTAATCGCCGCCGCCGCGGCGGACCGAACCGGCGTCAGCCAGTGTGACCTATATGTGACCTACAGATCGGAAAAGTGGTCGGGGCGACTGGATTCGAACCAGCGACCCCCTGCGCCCAAGGCAGGTGCGCTACCAGGCTGCGCTACGCCCCGACGCGTCAATTATACGGGTTCAGAGGGACATGGGGCAGCCCCGCCTGCCGACGCCACGCGAAATGTTGCGCAACAAAAAGTGTTGCGCTATCCTGATCGCATGCCCGTCGCCACCGCACGCAAGGTCGAGGCGCTCCGGCATGACTTCCGCTCGGCCGCGCGGCTGGCCGACATGCTCGGCGTCAGCCGTTCGCAGGTCACACGCTGGCTGCAAGGCGCCGGGATCGACCCCCTGAACGCCGAGAAGGTCGACCTGCTGGAGCTGGTCTGGTCCAGCGTGCTGCGCCTCTACGAGCGCGATGCCGCCCTGGAGTGGCTGTTCGGCATCAACCCGCGGCTGGGCGACCGTCGTCCGATCGATCTGGTCCGCTCGGGGCGCGCCGAGGAACTGATGCGCGCGCTCCGCGCGGAACGCACCGACTCCTTCGCGTGATCCTCCACCGCTGCTTCGCCTGGAGCCGGGCCGCGCGCGGCGACGCGCCCGACGGACCGCTCTGGTTCCCCCGCGTGCTCCAGGGCGAAGGACGCCACGACAACCCCGAGACGTACGGCTGCCTGTATCTGGCCGACCGCCCGGTGTCCTGCGTCGCCGAACAACTGGCGGCGTTCCGGGGTCAGCGGCTGATCGCGCCGCTCCTCCGGCGCCGGGGCCTGCCTCTGGCGCTCGCCGACATAGAGCTGGACGACGGCGCGACGCTGATCGATCTCGACGATCCCCTCGTCCTGGGCCGCGAGCGGCTGCGCCCGTCCCGTGTCGCGACCAGGAATCGCTCTGTCACGCAGCCACAGGCGCTCGCCCTCTATCGGTCGCATCCCAGTGCGGCCGGTCTCCGGTGGTGGTCGAGCTGGGAGGCGCTGTGGGCCAACATCACGCTGTTCGACCGCGCGATGCCGCTGCTGCGGCTCGTGGCCGTCCGGGAACTGACGCTCGAGGATCCGGCCCTGCTGGAGGCGGCGGAGTTGTTCGGCCTGCGGGTGGTGTAATCGACGCCTGGCGCGCTTGACCCTCGTCGCCGTTCGTGGATAACATGCGCCCCTTAATCCACCGGATTTCGTTCGCTGCCGCTGCGGCGAAACTCCTGGGGGAGGCGCGAGGATGTGGCAGCAGAGCTCCATCGCTCACTCGCGGTCGGGACAACTGTCCTCCAGCGAGACGGGGTCCTAGCCATTGGCCCAGATTTTCCCCCCCTGGTGGAACAAACTCCCGCTCGCCGCCGCCCTTGCGGGCAGCCTCGGTGCGGCCCTCGCGATCGCGGGCGTCTGGTACTACTTTTCTCCGTGGTACACAGACGTCGGCTACCGTCCCGTTCAGCCCGTCCCCTACAGCCACAAACTTCACGCCGGCGAGCTGGGTCTCGATTGCCGGTACTGCCACGCCTCGGTCGAGATTTCCGCGGTCGCGAACGTTCCGCCCACACAGACCTGCATGAACTGCCATCAGACGGTGAAGAGGGACAGCGCGAAGCTCGCACCGATCCGGGACAGCGCCGCCAGCGGCCGGCCGATGCGCTGGATCCGCGTCCACAAGCTTCCCGACTACGCCTATTTCGCCCACAGCGCGCATGTGGCGGCAGGAATCGGCTGCGTCACCTGCCACGGCCGCATCGACGAGATGGAAACCGTCACCCAGACGACGCCGCTCAGCATGAGCTGGTGCGTCGACTGCCACCGGAACCCCGGTCCCTACAGACGCCCCGTTTCAGAGGTCACCAACATGAAGTGGACCCCTCCCCGGGACGTCCGGATGCTCGCGGCCGTGCTCGGCGACCGACCGGTCAATCCGCCGACTGACTGTTCGGGGTGCCACCGGTGAGCCGGACCTATTGGCGAAGTCTCGCGCAGATCGAGGACCGCCCCGAGGCGCGCGCGTTGCTCGAGCGGGAATTCCCGGAGGGAGCCTCGGAGCTTCCCGAAGGGGTGACCCGGCGCGAGATGATGATGCTCCTGGGCGCCTCGCTGTCGCTTGCGGGGCTCGCGGGGTGCCGGCGCCCCGTCGAAGAGATTGTCCCGTATGTGACCGCTCCCGAGGAGATCGTCCCGGGGATCCCCCGCTACTACGCGACGACCATGCCGTTC
This window encodes:
- a CDS encoding cytochrome c3 family protein; this encodes MAQIFPPWWNKLPLAAALAGSLGAALAIAGVWYYFSPWYTDVGYRPVQPVPYSHKLHAGELGLDCRYCHASVEISAVANVPPTQTCMNCHQTVKRDSAKLAPIRDSAASGRPMRWIRVHKLPDYAYFAHSAHVAAGIGCVTCHGRIDEMETVTQTTPLSMSWCVDCHRNPGPYRRPVSEVTNMKWTPPRDVRMLAAVLGDRPVNPPTDCSGCHR
- a CDS encoding SIR2 family protein, with protein sequence MGYPLWRGLVRQLADEFAPALAVSDDYLGDVDKIADAAAAVGRADEYFKRLDRTFCFDGAPRKDLRFHRRLISLGFSGLITPNFDPTLEEACIAEYSGSAGVHRCEPVDLRDDRSYRVFEFLRNLGASLRHDRVLHLHGFHSLPKRLILGARDYAAAYGHDLSAPDAALRTLPRKVIWTLLATRPVLFVGFSMTDPFFNKALDLLRSDFVLTDEPAHFSIIPYDVDLTATAGVLDPAAAHEEAKQKFRERLPPWLVPIFYHAPRDPATGLQDHTGLASVIEDLGAKAGATAPAESAVDRLARRALEEL
- a CDS encoding DUF2384 domain-containing protein; amino-acid sequence: MPVATARKVEALRHDFRSAARLADMLGVSRSQVTRWLQGAGIDPLNAEKVDLLELVWSSVLRLYERDAALEWLFGINPRLGDRRPIDLVRSGRAEELMRALRAERTDSFA
- a CDS encoding ATP-binding protein — encoded protein: MEIRRDRLATEFAKFERQGNGVVLGAPGVGKTHLLVTHFRAAHADHRPAYLLSLDKHSVHNDLELQTELGLDRDLIDTLRDDVRATPAAPGLLIIDSYDSLRSEDAQKYVRTLIRRAQNVLQASWRIIVAVRTFDALRSEMLLAMFPPGAPPAPEFQMRGVLCRHFVVPALSDDETLQAVASIPGLDRIFERSSPEFRWLLRTPFNLWLAEKLLGGGVNPDTLSDVSSEVQLLSLFWHQRVASGLMALRRRSVLTELARAMVEAHQLSVRFDAAYKREDDEVWRDLFSAEILTQVGTAGQRVAFAHNILFDFAVSVLLIEDEPAQVAEFLAAEPARPVFLRPSINYYFTRLWAENRGAFWAVSWFLLTSEQVHLRLFGRLIPMAVVVREAVTVDDLDPVFRALAAKEAQAP
- a CDS encoding RES domain-containing protein, which gives rise to MILHRCFAWSRAARGDAPDGPLWFPRVLQGEGRHDNPETYGCLYLADRPVSCVAEQLAAFRGQRLIAPLLRRRGLPLALADIELDDGATLIDLDDPLVLGRERLRPSRVATRNRSVTQPQALALYRSHPSAAGLRWWSSWEALWANITLFDRAMPLLRLVAVRELTLEDPALLEAAELFGLRVV